One Mesorhizobium loti genomic window carries:
- a CDS encoding membrane transporter — protein sequence MDQAAGKQTMAAAATPLTESEKNAIIGGVLLSMLLAALDQTIIAPAMPTIARALGHAEYLPWMVTGYLLTATAVAPLYGKISDVYGRRPTVYAAILIFLVGSVVSAMAPNMFVLVIGRAIQGAGGGGLFALAQTVIGDLVPPRERARYAAWVSGTWAVASIAGPLLGGTFAQHLHWSLIFWINIPLGLLAMAIINKPLKKLPIAAKHHRIDGLGAVLLVIATALLLLALNWGGSTYPWFSREILGLVACSAVFWALFALRLLRATEPLISLEVLSNPIVLAGALSMFLLQAANIGASVYLPVYLQTVIGLSVSESGMAMLGLLLGTVAGAASSGRLIPRFVHYKRIAMIGITLAIASIGMLSAIAEHASLLEVEILTTLIGLGGGTTFPVATVSVQNAVDRAHLGVATGVLTFLRTLGGALGVALLGAVALGYGLPLSAEGSQTHIQLTSALPFVMIFITAGITLVLGLVAMMLMPEKPLRGRDEAAAPVLAE from the coding sequence ATGGACCAGGCTGCCGGCAAGCAGACCATGGCGGCTGCCGCCACACCGCTGACCGAAAGCGAGAAGAACGCCATCATCGGCGGCGTTCTCCTGTCCATGCTGCTGGCGGCGCTCGACCAGACCATCATCGCGCCGGCCATGCCGACCATCGCGCGTGCGCTCGGCCACGCCGAGTATTTGCCCTGGATGGTCACCGGCTATCTCCTGACCGCCACCGCCGTGGCACCGCTCTATGGCAAGATTTCCGACGTTTATGGCCGCCGCCCGACCGTTTACGCGGCGATCCTCATCTTCCTCGTCGGATCGGTGGTGAGCGCTATGGCCCCCAACATGTTCGTGCTGGTGATAGGGCGCGCGATCCAGGGGGCCGGCGGCGGCGGTCTGTTTGCGCTGGCGCAAACCGTCATCGGTGACCTCGTGCCGCCGCGCGAACGCGCACGTTATGCGGCCTGGGTCTCCGGCACTTGGGCCGTCGCCAGCATTGCCGGGCCACTGCTGGGCGGCACCTTCGCCCAGCATCTCCACTGGTCGCTGATCTTCTGGATCAACATTCCGCTTGGGCTTCTGGCCATGGCGATCATCAACAAGCCGCTGAAGAAGCTGCCGATTGCAGCCAAACATCACCGCATCGACGGGTTGGGCGCCGTGCTTCTGGTCATCGCCACCGCACTTCTGCTTCTGGCGCTCAACTGGGGCGGCAGCACCTATCCCTGGTTTTCGCGCGAAATCCTCGGGCTGGTGGCCTGTTCCGCCGTCTTCTGGGCCCTGTTCGCCCTCAGACTGCTAAGGGCCACCGAGCCGTTGATCTCGCTTGAGGTGTTGAGCAACCCGATCGTACTCGCCGGTGCGCTGTCGATGTTCCTGCTGCAGGCGGCGAATATCGGCGCCTCGGTCTACTTGCCGGTCTATCTGCAGACCGTCATCGGGCTCTCCGTCAGTGAATCGGGAATGGCCATGCTCGGTCTTTTGCTCGGCACGGTCGCCGGCGCCGCTTCCAGCGGCCGCCTCATCCCCCGCTTCGTGCACTACAAGCGCATCGCCATGATCGGCATCACTCTGGCCATTGCCAGCATCGGCATGCTCAGTGCCATTGCGGAACACGCCTCGCTGCTCGAGGTCGAGATCCTGACCACCCTCATCGGCTTGGGTGGCGGAACGACATTCCCGGTCGCGACCGTCTCTGTCCAGAACGCCGTCGACCGGGCCCATCTCGGGGTTGCGACCGGCGTGCTGACCTTCCTGCGCACGCTGGGTGGCGCGCTGGGCGTCGCCCTGCTCGGAGCCGTCGCGCTCGGCTACGGCCTGCCGCTCTCCGCCGAGGGCTCGCAGACGCATATTCAGCTGACATCGGCGTTGCCGTTCGTGATGATCTTCATCACCGCCGGCATCACGCTGGTGCTGGGGCTTGTCGCAATGATGCTGATGCCGGAAAAGCCGCTGCGTGGCCGCGACGAGGCGGCCGCGCCCGTTCTCGCGGAATAG
- a CDS encoding Hpt protein: MLALFVQQALSVRDKIVDADLKDRLLLAHGLKGSARGVGAFAIADCATEIERRPEDGQTLKRLGKLIDEVRDFIAAINR, encoded by the coding sequence GTGCTGGCGCTGTTTGTACAGCAGGCGCTGTCGGTACGCGACAAAATAGTCGATGCCGATCTCAAGGATCGGCTCCTGCTGGCGCATGGTCTGAAGGGGTCGGCTCGCGGCGTCGGCGCCTTCGCCATCGCCGATTGCGCCACCGAGATCGAGCGGAGACCGGAAGACGGCCAGACGCTCAAGCGGCTTGGCAAGCTGATCGACGAAGTGCGCGATTTCATCGCCGCCATCAATCGCTGA
- a CDS encoding kinesin-like protein, whose protein sequence is MARELEKALDLDLSGDIGSGDLDIAASMEDLEAQISQAADELAREGRNQKPAPAANQAPIANQQANPTPKAKPAELRPVETRNGNGTQPAGFAPANDDRQKDYKTLLHSLNRRASNTIYWIVAFVSLAWIAGAGGLANLLFGPSIWRIRTLDQFLARPELIGLAIAAIVPIILFWAFAAMIRRAQDMRIAAQSMTEVAFRLTEPENMAQDRVMMIGQAVRREVAAMGEGIERTLARAVELETLVHSEVNQIERSYSENETRIRSLVDGLGSEREAVVTHAERVRASIAGAHETLKDEIGAASDIIRDSILNASTKLSMTITNSGDTLIDRINESSMSIFDSVEGRLENITDRLSTSGEAFASLLDTRIAKLTDTTDGLTRSLTDLLDDRTTGMVSLLGGAARTLNSEFEASLNGIERTLAERGQALISEFQTRAEALDTGTQKLNAALEARARQINETLVERAREIAHTFAESKDTLAAMIDQGKTQIGADMADIVTSTSSMLEARASDFAGRMEAARHVVSRSFDSDIQRLADARVGIEEAVENHSRKLSESRERMAAAMEADLEKFAEGRAGIDAAVTNQVQKLAEGRSLIARALEEDLRKVNESRAAIDASLGSHLERLEEGRNRLSLALNEDSGKLVQARTIIDEMVAGHVGKLAEGRNILSRALEADLGKLSDSRASIDGLVAGQVEKIAEGRAVLAKALENDIAGIKSLIEAHSAKLVEDRSQLGRSLESDLSGIRGLLDDHSGRLANDRSLLSQTLEADLAKLAESRSSIDGLVAGQVEKLAEGRDILKRALESDLNTIKGVISSQSEKLAEDRGQLSRVLEADLQNVNSVIADHMNRLVQDRSTLSKALEDDLAKLADSRSSIDGLVAGQVEKLAEGRDILKRALEADLNTIRNTVADQSQKLVDDRAQFARALEADLETVNGLVNSHSERLVQDRSTLSKALEADLGNVSGLVNSHAERLVQDRSTLSKALEDDLAKLAESRSSIDGLVSGQVEKLAEGRDILKRALEADLNTIRGAVADQSQKLVDDRAQFAQALEADLESVSGLVNSHAERLVQDRSTLSRALEEDLAKLAESRSSIDGLVAGQVEKLAEGRDVLKRALEADLAKLAESRSSIDGLVAGQVEKLAEGRDILKRALEADLQKLTESRGDIDGIIAGHVGKLAEGRNMLSRALEDDLGKLAETRKDVDRSLSGHIDQIAARSTDISAAIAADVDKIEQAFSRQTGIIEERAGTMERALSTGVDNVRSVLEKSAVFVAGALREKVLEVTSTLHEQAGAAFSDADRKIAERAEQTSAALLARAEDIARTFEEADRRLHARAEDTSNALLARADDTSSSLLARAHETADQLAARAGEIAGTFDMADQKLAARAQATTDQLAARAQDTADHLAARANEIAGAFDAADQKLVARAVETAQSLAARAGDILRNFESADQRLGMRIGESAEALAARASDLGRIFDAADQQLVSRIAEGSDALSSRASEIGRIFDEADQRLVARIADSSSTIGEHAQTIVGAFASTEQRVADRARQTGQEMAVHAREIEQALAGADERLASSAAAAAARVEEQIASVENRLAHTTETMGQRLNEQVSSAEAQLVSRANVIAETFTAVGQHIGQSTNDAAKTIGANTRELNTMLAARSAEMSKILDETARPLVERFAQGGSELQKSMEEVTERATEKLRSENAALVNALASRTAETLSAVEGARSSLSDSVADLIGRMTKSSSQLGQLIEQAAVNLGQVDERLTGSTQSFAATTEKAAQTFASSARLVDSNTTRLTELSSSTLREVASIATKFDEHSRLLASASDLLSSAQSNLEHTLERQSSLEDLAVGLVKKSEDLERVMRSFENLVGQTLQNAEGKTMESADKIRNAITDVVDSATKRFADATEEMRRTASSIKSELDLTRAELKKGVIEMPEEAKESTSAIRRAVSEQINALKELSDIVAKSGRGGGDAAEPRPLRPAPQAPAARPAEPPRRAPAPQPELRTPQAPLGGAALRGTLDLERPAEAAPRQQRPDAGARTPQGGWVRDLLTAASNDADLRPAAPPSAPAEAPRAAPAQRSPLHVVESLNSLSVDIARAIDHDASIELWNRYRRGERDVFTRRLYTLKGQQTFDEIRRKYQGEAEFRAAVDRYCDDFEKLLKDVSRNDRDNIMAQTYLTSDTGKVYTMLAHASGRLH, encoded by the coding sequence GTGGCCAGGGAACTGGAAAAAGCGCTCGATCTCGACCTCAGCGGCGATATCGGCAGCGGCGATCTCGACATCGCAGCTTCGATGGAAGATCTGGAAGCGCAGATATCTCAAGCCGCCGACGAACTGGCCCGCGAGGGACGCAACCAGAAGCCCGCCCCCGCCGCCAATCAGGCCCCCATTGCCAATCAGCAGGCGAATCCCACGCCGAAGGCCAAGCCCGCCGAACTGCGCCCCGTCGAGACACGCAATGGCAATGGCACGCAGCCCGCGGGCTTTGCGCCGGCCAATGACGATCGTCAGAAAGATTACAAGACACTCCTGCACAGCCTCAACAGGCGCGCCTCCAACACCATCTACTGGATCGTTGCCTTTGTCTCGCTGGCCTGGATCGCGGGCGCCGGCGGGCTGGCCAACCTGCTGTTCGGACCGAGCATCTGGCGGATCCGCACACTCGACCAGTTCCTTGCCCGTCCCGAGCTGATTGGCCTCGCCATCGCGGCGATCGTGCCGATCATCCTGTTCTGGGCCTTCGCCGCCATGATTCGCCGCGCCCAGGACATGCGCATTGCCGCCCAGTCGATGACGGAAGTGGCCTTCCGCCTGACCGAGCCGGAAAACATGGCGCAGGATCGCGTCATGATGATCGGCCAGGCCGTTCGCCGCGAGGTCGCGGCCATGGGCGAAGGCATCGAACGCACGCTGGCCCGCGCCGTCGAACTGGAAACGCTGGTCCACAGCGAAGTCAACCAGATCGAGCGCTCCTATTCGGAAAACGAAACCCGCATCCGTTCGCTGGTCGACGGGCTCGGCAGCGAGCGCGAGGCGGTCGTCACCCATGCCGAACGCGTCCGCGCCTCGATCGCCGGCGCGCATGAGACGCTCAAGGATGAAATCGGCGCCGCCAGCGACATCATCCGCGACTCGATCCTTAATGCGTCGACCAAGCTGTCGATGACGATCACCAATTCCGGCGACACGCTCATCGATCGCATCAATGAAAGCTCGATGTCGATCTTCGATTCGGTGGAAGGCCGGCTCGAGAACATCACCGACAGACTGTCGACCTCCGGCGAGGCCTTCGCCAGCCTTCTCGACACGCGCATTGCCAAGCTGACGGATACGACGGACGGCCTGACTAGGTCGTTGACCGATCTGCTCGACGATCGCACGACCGGCATGGTTTCGCTGCTTGGCGGCGCCGCGCGCACCCTCAATTCGGAATTCGAAGCCAGCCTCAATGGCATCGAGCGCACGCTCGCCGAACGCGGTCAGGCGCTGATCAGCGAGTTCCAGACCCGCGCCGAGGCGCTCGACACCGGCACGCAGAAGCTCAACGCCGCACTCGAGGCCCGCGCCCGCCAGATCAACGAGACGCTGGTCGAGCGCGCCCGCGAAATCGCCCACACCTTCGCCGAGAGCAAGGATACGCTGGCCGCGATGATCGATCAGGGCAAGACCCAGATCGGCGCCGACATGGCCGACATCGTCACCTCGACGTCGAGCATGCTGGAGGCCCGCGCCAGCGACTTTGCCGGTCGCATGGAAGCGGCACGTCATGTCGTCTCGCGTTCCTTCGACAGCGATATCCAGCGGCTTGCCGACGCCCGCGTCGGCATCGAGGAAGCCGTCGAAAACCACAGCCGCAAGCTGTCCGAAAGCCGCGAGCGCATGGCCGCCGCCATGGAGGCGGATCTGGAGAAATTTGCCGAAGGCCGCGCCGGCATCGATGCCGCGGTGACCAACCAGGTGCAGAAGCTGGCCGAAGGCCGCAGCCTGATCGCGCGCGCCCTCGAAGAGGATCTGCGCAAGGTCAATGAATCGCGTGCGGCCATCGACGCGTCGCTGGGCAGCCATCTCGAAAGGCTGGAAGAAGGTCGCAACCGGCTCTCGCTCGCTCTCAACGAAGACTCCGGGAAACTCGTGCAAGCCCGTACGATCATTGATGAAATGGTCGCCGGACACGTCGGAAAACTCGCTGAAGGCCGCAACATTCTATCGCGCGCCCTGGAAGCCGACCTCGGCAAACTGTCCGACAGCCGCGCCAGCATTGACGGGCTGGTCGCCGGTCAGGTCGAGAAGATCGCCGAGGGCCGCGCGGTGCTCGCCAAGGCCCTGGAAAACGATATCGCCGGCATCAAGAGCCTGATCGAGGCGCATTCGGCAAAGCTGGTGGAAGACCGCAGCCAGCTCGGCCGTTCGCTCGAGAGCGACCTCTCCGGCATCAGGGGCCTGCTCGACGATCATTCAGGACGGCTTGCCAACGACCGCAGCCTGCTGTCGCAGACGCTCGAAGCCGACCTTGCCAAGCTGGCCGAAAGCCGCTCGAGCATCGACGGCCTCGTCGCCGGCCAGGTCGAGAAGCTGGCCGAGGGCCGCGACATTCTCAAGCGCGCCCTGGAATCGGACCTCAACACCATCAAGGGCGTCATATCGAGCCAGTCGGAAAAACTGGCGGAGGACCGCGGGCAGCTTTCGCGCGTCCTGGAAGCCGACCTGCAGAATGTGAACAGCGTCATCGCCGACCACATGAACAGGCTGGTTCAGGATCGTTCGACCCTGTCGAAAGCTCTCGAGGACGATCTCGCCAAGCTGGCCGACAGCCGCTCCAGCATCGACGGCCTCGTCGCCGGCCAGGTGGAAAAACTGGCCGAGGGCCGCGACATCCTCAAGCGCGCCCTGGAAGCCGACCTCAACACGATCAGGAACACCGTTGCCGACCAGTCGCAGAAGCTGGTCGACGACCGCGCGCAGTTCGCCCGGGCGCTAGAAGCCGATCTCGAAACGGTCAACGGATTGGTCAACAGCCACTCTGAGCGACTCGTTCAAGACCGTTCGACGCTGTCGAAAGCGTTGGAAGCCGACCTCGGAAACGTCAGCGGGTTGGTGAACAGTCACGCCGAAAGACTCGTCCAGGATCGCTCGACACTTTCCAAGGCATTGGAAGACGACCTCGCCAAACTGGCCGAAAGCCGGTCGAGCATTGACGGGCTGGTTTCCGGCCAGGTCGAGAAGCTCGCCGAAGGCCGAGATATCCTCAAGCGGGCTTTGGAAGCCGACCTCAACACGATCAGAGGTGCAGTTGCCGACCAGTCGCAAAAGCTTGTCGACGACCGCGCGCAGTTCGCACAAGCTCTGGAAGCCGACCTTGAGAGCGTCAGCGGCCTGGTGAACAGCCACGCGGAAAGGCTCGTCCAGGATCGTTCTACTCTGTCGAGAGCCCTCGAGGAAGATCTTGCCAAGCTGGCTGAGAGTCGCTCCAGCATCGACGGTCTGGTGGCTGGCCAGGTGGAGAAGCTGGCCGAAGGCCGCGACGTCCTCAAACGCGCCCTGGAAGCCGATCTCGCCAAACTGGCCGAAAGCCGCTCCAGCATCGACGGCCTGGTTGCCGGCCAGGTCGAGAAGCTGGCCGAAGGCCGCGACATTCTCAAGCGCGCCCTCGAAGCCGACCTGCAGAAGCTGACCGAAAGCCGCGGTGATATCGACGGCATCATCGCCGGCCACGTCGGCAAGCTCGCCGAAGGCCGCAACATGCTGAGCCGCGCGCTGGAAGACGATCTCGGCAAGCTCGCCGAGACCCGCAAGGACGTCGACCGCTCGCTGTCCGGCCACATCGATCAGATCGCTGCCCGGAGCACCGACATTTCGGCCGCGATCGCCGCCGATGTGGACAAGATCGAGCAGGCGTTCAGCCGTCAGACCGGTATCATCGAGGAACGAGCCGGAACCATGGAGCGCGCGCTCTCGACCGGCGTCGACAATGTCCGCAGCGTGCTCGAGAAGAGCGCGGTCTTCGTCGCCGGCGCCCTACGCGAAAAGGTCCTGGAAGTCACCAGCACGCTGCATGAGCAGGCTGGCGCGGCGTTCAGTGACGCCGATCGCAAGATTGCCGAGCGCGCCGAGCAGACCTCCGCCGCCCTTTTGGCGCGTGCCGAAGACATCGCCCGCACCTTCGAGGAGGCCGATCGTCGCCTCCACGCCCGTGCGGAAGATACGTCGAACGCCTTGCTCGCCCGTGCCGACGACACCTCCAGCTCGCTGCTGGCCCGTGCCCATGAAACCGCCGATCAGCTGGCCGCCCGCGCCGGCGAGATCGCCGGCACCTTCGACATGGCGGACCAGAAGCTCGCCGCCCGCGCCCAGGCAACGACCGACCAGTTGGCCGCCCGGGCTCAGGATACCGCGGATCATCTCGCCGCCCGTGCAAACGAGATCGCCGGGGCCTTTGACGCGGCCGACCAGAAACTGGTGGCCCGCGCCGTCGAGACCGCACAGTCGCTGGCCGCCCGCGCCGGCGACATCCTGCGCAACTTCGAAAGCGCCGACCAGCGGCTCGGCATGCGCATCGGCGAATCAGCCGAGGCGCTCGCCGCCCGAGCGTCGGACCTTGGCCGCATCTTCGATGCCGCCGACCAGCAACTGGTCTCGCGCATCGCGGAAGGTTCGGACGCGCTGTCCAGCCGTGCGTCGGAAATCGGCCGCATCTTCGACGAGGCCGACCAGCGCCTGGTCGCGCGCATCGCCGACAGCTCTTCGACGATCGGCGAGCACGCGCAGACCATCGTCGGTGCTTTCGCCAGCACCGAGCAGAGGGTCGCCGATCGTGCGCGCCAGACCGGCCAGGAGATGGCCGTGCATGCCCGCGAAATCGAGCAGGCACTTGCCGGCGCCGACGAGCGTCTTGCATCGAGCGCAGCGGCTGCAGCCGCCCGTGTCGAGGAGCAGATCGCCAGCGTCGAGAACCGGCTCGCCCACACCACCGAGACGATGGGCCAGAGGCTCAACGAGCAGGTGTCGAGCGCCGAGGCGCAACTCGTTTCGCGCGCCAATGTGATCGCCGAGACCTTCACCGCGGTTGGCCAGCATATAGGCCAGAGCACCAACGATGCCGCCAAGACGATCGGCGCCAACACACGCGAACTCAACACCATGCTCGCGGCGCGCTCCGCCGAAATGTCGAAAATCCTCGACGAAACCGCACGGCCTCTGGTCGAGCGCTTCGCCCAGGGCGGCTCGGAACTGCAGAAGAGCATGGAAGAGGTCACCGAACGCGCCACCGAGAAGCTGCGCAGCGAAAATGCAGCCCTGGTCAATGCGCTCGCCAGCCGCACCGCCGAGACCTTGTCGGCGGTCGAGGGCGCTCGCTCGTCGCTGTCGGACAGCGTTGCCGATCTCATCGGCCGCATGACCAAGTCCAGCTCGCAGCTCGGTCAGCTGATCGAGCAGGCCGCGGTCAATCTCGGCCAGGTCGACGAACGTCTGACCGGCAGCACGCAGAGCTTCGCGGCCACCACCGAAAAGGCGGCGCAGACCTTCGCCAGCTCGGCGCGTCTGGTCGATTCGAACACCACGAGGCTGACGGAACTGTCCTCGTCGACCTTGCGCGAAGTGGCCTCGATCGCCACCAAGTTCGACGAACACAGCCGTCTGCTGGCCAGTGCCTCGGACCTGTTGAGTTCGGCCCAGAGCAACCTCGAACACACGCTGGAAAGGCAGTCGTCGCTCGAGGACCTCGCTGTCGGCCTGGTCAAGAAGTCGGAGGATCTCGAAAGGGTCATGCGCTCGTTCGAAAACCTCGTCGGCCAGACGCTGCAGAACGCAGAGGGCAAGACGATGGAGTCGGCCGACAAGATCCGCAACGCCATCACCGACGTGGTCGATTCGGCGACCAAGCGCTTCGCCGATGCCACCGAGGAGATGCGGCGCACCGCGAGCTCGATCAAGAGCGAGCTCGACCTCACCCGCGCCGAGCTCAAGAAAGGCGTCATCGAGATGCCGGAAGAGGCAAAGGAATCGACCTCCGCGATCCGCCGCGCCGTTTCCGAGCAGATCAACGCCCTGAAGGAACTTTCGGACATCGTCGCGAAGTCCGGTCGCGGCGGCGGCGATGCCGCTGAGCCACGCCCGCTGCGCCCGGCGCCGCAAGCGCCGGCGGCACGTCCTGCCGAGCCGCCGCGTCGTGCGCCGGCACCACAGCCGGAGCTTCGCACGCCTCAGGCGCCGCTGGGTGGCGCAGCACTGCGCGGCACGCTCGATCTCGAGCGTCCGGCCGAGGCGGCACCGCGCCAGCAGCGTCCTGACGCCGGCGCCCGCACGCCGCAGGGCGGTTGGGTGCGCGATCTCCTGACCGCGGCGTCGAACGATGCCGATCTCAGGCCGGCAGCACCACCCTCGGCGCCGGCGGAAGCGCCACGCGCGGCCCCTGCCCAGCGCTCGCCGCTGCATGTCGTGGAATCACTGAACTCACTGTCCGTCGATATTGCGCGGGCGATCGACCACGATGCTTCGATCGAGCTGTGGAACCGCTATCGGCGCGGCGAGCGGGACGTGTTCACGCGCCGGCTTTACACGCTGAAGGGTCAGCAGACCTTCGACGAAATCCGCCGCAAGTATCAGGGAGAGGCCGAGTTCCGCGCCGCTGTCGACCGTTACTGCGACGACTTCGAAAAGCTGCTCAAGGATGTCTCGCGCAACGACCGCGACAACATCATGGCGCAGACCTACCTGACGTCGGACACCGGCAAGGTTTACACCATGCTGGCCCACGCCAGCGGACGGTTGCACTAA
- a CDS encoding thioredoxin reductase — MTETIKTDVLIVGAGPVGLFAVFELGLFDMKCHLIDILDKPGGQCAELYPEKPIYDIPGWPSISAQGLVDKLLEQIHPFKPDFTYNRMVSSLEKLEDGSFRVTTDENEVFEAKVVVIAAGGGSFQPKRPPIPGIEPYEGKSVFYSVRRMEDFRGHDLVIVGGGDSALDWTLNLQPVAKSVTLVHRRAEFRAAPDSVNKMYAMQEMKQLEFRVGQVTGLTGADGQLSSATIKGGPDGDIEVPCTRMLPFFGLTMKLGPIAEWGLNLHENLIPVDTEKFQTSVPGIFAVGDINWYPGKLKLILSGFHEVALMAQAAKRIISPGERIVFQYTTSSTSLQKKLGVVG; from the coding sequence ATGACCGAAACAATCAAGACAGACGTCCTCATTGTCGGGGCAGGGCCGGTCGGCCTGTTCGCCGTGTTCGAACTCGGCCTGTTCGACATGAAGTGCCACCTGATCGACATTCTCGACAAACCCGGCGGCCAGTGCGCGGAACTCTATCCGGAAAAGCCGATCTACGACATTCCCGGCTGGCCTTCGATCTCAGCGCAAGGGCTGGTCGACAAGCTGCTCGAGCAGATCCATCCGTTCAAGCCTGACTTCACCTACAACCGCATGGTCTCCAGCCTCGAAAAACTGGAGGACGGCAGCTTTCGCGTCACCACCGACGAGAACGAGGTGTTCGAGGCCAAGGTGGTGGTGATCGCCGCCGGCGGCGGCTCGTTCCAGCCCAAACGCCCGCCGATCCCTGGCATCGAGCCCTATGAGGGCAAGAGCGTGTTCTATTCGGTGCGCCGAATGGAGGATTTTCGCGGCCACGACCTTGTCATTGTCGGCGGCGGTGACTCGGCGCTCGACTGGACGCTGAACCTGCAGCCGGTGGCAAAGAGCGTGACGCTGGTCCATAGGCGCGCTGAATTCCGCGCGGCGCCCGACAGCGTCAACAAGATGTATGCCATGCAGGAGATGAAGCAGCTGGAATTCAGGGTCGGCCAGGTAACCGGCCTCACTGGGGCCGACGGCCAGCTGTCATCGGCCACCATCAAGGGCGGTCCGGATGGCGATATCGAAGTGCCATGCACGCGCATGCTGCCCTTCTTCGGCCTGACCATGAAGCTCGGGCCGATCGCGGAATGGGGGCTCAATCTCCACGAAAACCTGATCCCGGTCGACACCGAGAAGTTCCAGACATCGGTGCCCGGCATTTTCGCGGTCGGCGACATCAACTGGTATCCGGGCAAGCTGAAGCTGATCCTGTCGGGCTTCCACGAGGTGGCGCTGATGGCGCAGGCCGCCAAGCGCATCATCAGCCCTGGCGAGCGGATCGTGTTCCAGTACACGACCTCGTCGACCAGCCTGCAGAAGAAGCTCGGCGTGGTGGGGTAA
- a CDS encoding ferredoxin: MTKLTFIAHDGTQFDVDAENGSTVMENAIRNAVPGIEAECGGACACATCHVYVDEAWTAEVGEPEAMEEDMLDFAYDVQPNSRLSCQIKVRDALDGLVVRVPERQG; the protein is encoded by the coding sequence ATGACCAAGCTGACCTTCATCGCCCATGACGGCACACAATTCGACGTGGACGCCGAAAACGGCTCGACGGTCATGGAAAACGCCATCCGCAACGCCGTGCCGGGGATCGAGGCGGAGTGCGGCGGCGCCTGCGCCTGCGCCACCTGCCATGTCTATGTCGACGAAGCCTGGACGGCGGAAGTCGGCGAGCCGGAGGCGATGGAAGAGGACATGCTGGACTTCGCCTACGACGTCCAGCCGAACTCGCGGCTGTCCTGCCAGATCAAGGTGCGCGATGCGCTCGACGGCCTGGTGGTGCGGGTGCCGGAGCGCCAGGGCTAA